A window from Rhizosphaericola mali encodes these proteins:
- a CDS encoding glycosyltransferase family 4 protein, whose product MNKKIKLLIIGSSQGVYGGIEAFMLAIADAAAQWSEFEISLCYKLVDGYAWNTELKDMLHDKSYKVYFVEKASSELFSLIKEADVLHIQNMPPDIVIPAFIRRKKIFLTIHNRKMSGNYLRYKIWTFCSQLATERWYNSSFVHQSWEGTQLKKNSEVIPTVCALPQITSEITNRSGFLFVGRWIENKGIEEIIEAYSMLTLADRKKFPLTILGTGRLKNKIDVLIELVGLKGEIILPGFVTDEEKANYFSLSKWLLAPANTNEDLGLTPIEARNISLPAIVSRDGGLPEAAGPAAVLVTPGDVHDLYEKMTMVINMSEEEYLQRAKLAKESLKYFLKPMEYYRSKFQ is encoded by the coding sequence ATGAATAAAAAGATAAAATTATTAATAATAGGATCATCGCAAGGTGTATATGGTGGAATTGAAGCATTTATGCTTGCAATAGCGGATGCTGCTGCTCAATGGTCTGAATTTGAAATAAGTTTATGTTACAAATTGGTTGATGGATATGCTTGGAATACTGAATTAAAAGATATGCTACATGATAAATCGTACAAAGTTTATTTTGTTGAGAAAGCGTCTAGTGAATTATTTTCTCTAATTAAAGAGGCCGATGTACTGCATATTCAGAATATGCCACCTGATATAGTAATTCCAGCATTTATTAGAAGAAAAAAGATATTTCTGACCATTCATAATCGTAAAATGAGTGGTAACTATTTACGTTACAAAATTTGGACTTTTTGTAGCCAATTGGCTACGGAGCGATGGTATAATTCTTCATTTGTTCATCAATCTTGGGAAGGTACCCAGTTGAAAAAAAATAGTGAAGTCATTCCCACCGTTTGTGCGTTACCTCAAATTACATCAGAAATTACAAATCGCAGTGGTTTCTTATTTGTTGGTAGGTGGATTGAAAATAAAGGAATTGAAGAGATTATAGAGGCTTATAGTATGCTAACATTAGCAGATAGAAAAAAGTTTCCTTTAACGATATTAGGAACTGGCAGATTGAAAAATAAAATTGATGTTTTGATTGAGCTAGTTGGGTTAAAAGGGGAAATTATTCTTCCTGGTTTTGTTACAGATGAAGAAAAGGCAAATTATTTTTCCCTAAGTAAATGGCTACTTGCTCCCGCTAATACAAATGAAGATCTAGGATTGACTCCAATTGAAGCGAGAAATATATCCTTGCCAGCAATTGTTTCTAGAGATGGAGGATTACCTGAAGCTGCAGGTCCTGCTGCGGTATTGGTCACTCCTGGCGATGTACATGACTTATATGAAAAAATGACAATGGTCATAAATATGTCTGAGGAAGAGTACTTACAACGAGCAAAATTGGCAAAAGAGTCTTTAAAATATTTTCTAAAACCAATGGAATATTATCGTTCTAAATTTCAATAA
- a CDS encoding glycosyltransferase family 4 protein — MSIVVSHPTGNQNVRALLAALERNNLLNKYFTTVGFSENTSLIKFLGPLKNEAIKRLYSENIYQKTETFPWLELGRIFANKAHLPYLTQHENGIFSVDHIYKNIDNHTAKFLAKRSLHIQGIYSYEDCAFNSFKVAKEHGMSCYYELPIAYWATAKSLLTKEADRLPEWAITLGGGIADSEEKLNRKSTELNLADKIIVPSKFVKDSLPKEIDLQKVIMSPFGSPSINPQLKLPSLSELKTRKLKVLFVGGMGQRKGLGDLFNAMKTLNGENVELIVLGSPLVDLEFYKKQYPSFIYAGLKPHAEVLQLMSECDVFCLPSIVEGRALVLQEAMSQGLPLIITPNTGGEDLIEEGKTGFLVNCGDHNKIAEKIQWLSEHKEELLEMKYNAIKKATLYSWEGYGDLIVNGLN, encoded by the coding sequence ATGTCAATTGTAGTATCACATCCAACTGGAAATCAAAATGTACGTGCTTTGTTGGCCGCATTGGAGAGAAATAATTTATTGAATAAATATTTTACAACTGTAGGTTTTAGTGAAAATACTTCTCTTATCAAATTTTTGGGCCCGTTAAAAAATGAAGCCATTAAGAGACTCTATTCAGAAAATATTTATCAAAAAACAGAAACTTTTCCATGGTTAGAACTAGGGCGCATATTTGCGAATAAAGCTCATTTGCCTTATTTGACTCAACATGAAAATGGAATTTTTTCTGTTGACCATATTTATAAAAATATTGATAATCATACCGCAAAATTTTTAGCTAAAAGATCTCTCCATATACAAGGAATATACTCTTACGAAGATTGTGCGTTTAACTCTTTTAAAGTTGCTAAAGAGCATGGTATGTCTTGTTACTATGAATTGCCTATTGCCTATTGGGCTACAGCGAAATCATTGTTGACGAAAGAAGCGGATAGGTTGCCTGAGTGGGCAATCACTTTAGGAGGTGGAATTGCGGATAGTGAGGAGAAATTAAATAGGAAATCAACGGAATTAAATTTAGCAGATAAAATAATCGTTCCTAGTAAATTTGTGAAAGACTCTTTACCAAAAGAAATTGATTTGCAAAAGGTAATTATGTCTCCTTTTGGATCTCCAAGTATTAATCCTCAACTGAAATTGCCAAGTCTGTCTGAATTGAAGACTAGAAAATTAAAAGTGCTTTTTGTAGGGGGTATGGGGCAACGTAAAGGTTTAGGAGATTTATTTAATGCTATGAAAACTTTGAATGGAGAAAACGTTGAATTAATCGTTTTAGGTTCGCCTCTAGTTGATTTAGAATTTTATAAAAAACAATATCCTTCATTTATATATGCTGGGCTAAAACCACACGCAGAAGTATTACAATTGATGTCAGAGTGTGATGTATTTTGTTTGCCTTCCATTGTGGAAGGACGTGCATTAGTTTTACAAGAAGCAATGAGTCAAGGTTTACCATTGATTATTACGCCTAATACAGGTGGCGAGGATTTGATAGAAGAAGGTAAAACTGGATTTTTAGTGAATTGTGGAGATCATAACAAGATCGCCGAAAAAATTCAATGGTTAAGTGAACATAAGGAGGAATTGTTGGAAATGAAATATAATGCAATTAAAAAAGCGACATTGTATTCTTGGGAAGGTTATGGCGATTTAATTGTCAATGGTTTAAATTAG